From Leptolyngbya sp. KIOST-1, one genomic window encodes:
- a CDS encoding DUF5615 family PIN-like protein — protein MKLVIDMNLSPDWVPVLIQAGYDAVHWSTIGDPRASDKTIMAWAAANSCVVFTHDLDFGAILATTQAETPSVIQLRSQDILPDTAANPILAALQQFSIELETGALITIDETRTRARILPIR, from the coding sequence ATGAAGCTTGTCATCGACATGAACTTGTCACCCGATTGGGTACCAGTTCTCATCCAGGCAGGCTACGACGCAGTCCATTGGTCAACCATCGGTGATCCCCGTGCCAGCGACAAAACCATCATGGCTTGGGCCGCAGCAAACAGTTGTGTTGTGTTTACCCATGATTTAGATTTCGGTGCCATTCTGGCTACTACACAAGCCGAAACCCCCAGCGTTATTCAACTCCGAAGCCAAGACATTTTGCCTGATACAGCAGCCAACCCAATTCTGGCAGCACTGCAACAGTTCTCGATTGAGCTGGAAACGGGTGCCTTGATTACTATTGATGAGACTCGAACCAGAGCAAGGATTTTACCGATTCGTTAA
- a CDS encoding DUF302 domain-containing protein — translation MYHFSTMLSVGFEEAIALVTAALAQEGFGVLTEIDAQAAFKKKLGVDFRRYTILGACHPQVAHAMLQLDDKAGVLFPCNVVVQARDNGRVEVSAIDPLAMFAVLSSPQAREIAEEASQSMQAVMARLSAAQPAAV, via the coding sequence ATGTATCACTTCAGCACGATGTTGTCTGTCGGGTTTGAGGAGGCGATCGCCCTGGTGACCGCAGCCCTCGCCCAGGAGGGCTTTGGCGTTCTCACCGAGATCGATGCTCAGGCCGCCTTTAAGAAAAAATTGGGAGTTGACTTTCGCCGCTACACCATCTTGGGTGCGTGCCATCCCCAGGTGGCCCACGCCATGCTGCAACTGGACGACAAGGCCGGAGTGCTTTTCCCCTGCAACGTGGTGGTGCAAGCCCGCGACAATGGCCGGGTAGAGGTCTCAGCCATTGACCCGCTGGCCATGTTCGCCGTGCTCTCCAGTCCCCAGGCTAGAGAGATCGCCGAAGAGGCCAGCCAAAGCATGCAGGCGGTGATGGCCCGTCTGTCGGCGGCGCAGCCCGCAGCGGTTTAG
- a CDS encoding alpha/beta fold hydrolase, giving the protein MVAELVSLSLASLEKHTWVWQGHNIAYTLAGEGTPIVLIHGFGASLGHWRKNIPALAAAGHRVYAIDLLGFGDSDQPELPYTLDLWQDLLADFWAEFIHTPAIFVGNSIGGLLTLMMLANHPDKAQAGAVLNCAGGLNHRPEELHPPLTWIMGAFTWLVSSPRVGPIVFNQVRRKGRIRSSLQQVYRDRAAITDELIEMIYTPACKPTAQKVFASIVTAPPGPKPDDLLPHITQPLLVLWGENDPWTPIKGAEVYRKLAEDVARPSLVTFHSIPNTGHCPHDERPEVVNPLLIDWLGTLPQG; this is encoded by the coding sequence ATGGTCGCTGAACTGGTTTCCCTCTCGCTGGCATCGCTCGAAAAGCACACCTGGGTCTGGCAGGGCCACAACATCGCCTACACCCTAGCGGGTGAAGGCACCCCCATCGTGCTGATCCACGGCTTTGGCGCATCCCTCGGCCACTGGCGCAAGAATATTCCGGCCCTGGCGGCGGCGGGGCACCGGGTTTATGCGATCGACCTGCTGGGCTTTGGCGACTCTGACCAGCCCGAGCTGCCCTACACCCTCGACCTCTGGCAAGACCTGCTGGCCGACTTCTGGGCCGAATTTATCCACACCCCCGCCATCTTCGTTGGCAACTCCATCGGCGGCCTGCTGACGCTGATGATGCTGGCCAACCATCCTGACAAGGCGCAGGCTGGGGCAGTGCTCAACTGCGCCGGGGGCCTCAACCACCGCCCCGAAGAGCTGCACCCGCCCCTGACCTGGATCATGGGAGCCTTTACCTGGCTGGTGAGTTCGCCCCGAGTCGGCCCAATTGTGTTTAACCAGGTGCGCCGCAAGGGCCGCATTCGCAGCTCGCTCCAGCAGGTGTACCGCGATCGCGCCGCCATTACCGACGAGCTGATCGAGATGATCTACACCCCCGCCTGCAAGCCCACCGCCCAAAAGGTGTTCGCCTCCATTGTCACTGCGCCGCCCGGGCCAAAACCCGACGACCTGCTGCCCCACATCACCCAGCCGCTGCTGGTGCTCTGGGGCGAAAACGACCCCTGGACGCCGATCAAAGGGGCCGAGGTCTACCGCAAACTCGCTGAAGACGTAGCCCGTCCTAGCCTAGTCACCTTCCACAGTATCCCCAACACCGGCCACTGCCCCCATGACGAGCGCCCCGAGGTAGTCAACCCGCTGCTGATAGACTGGCTGGGTACGCTACCCCAGGGTTAG
- a CDS encoding DUF433 domain-containing protein, producing the protein MPVKPLTRITLDPEVMGGKPCIRGLRVTVGTVVGLLAAGRTMDAILQAYPYLEPEDIYEALSYAAWRADEIEVPLASA; encoded by the coding sequence ATGCCCGTTAAGCCCCTTACCCGAATCACCTTAGACCCTGAAGTGATGGGGGGTAAACCCTGTATTCGCGGATTGAGGGTTACGGTTGGTACCGTTGTCGGTCTACTGGCAGCGGGGCGCACCATGGATGCCATTCTCCAGGCCTATCCATATTTAGAGCCAGAAGATATTTATGAAGCCCTCTCCTATGCCGCATGGCGAGCTGACGAGATCGAAGTGCCGCTAGCCTCTGCATGA
- a CDS encoding arsenic resistance protein codes for MWKLLQFIQKNLVWSVPACMVAGIVVGALINPAPLKALIIPLTFLMVYPMMVNLQLQEVLSGGDTKVQLVTQLINFAVVPFFAFGMGQIFFADQPLVALGLLLASLLPTSGMTISWTGFAQGNVSAAVKMTVIGLILGSVATPFYAKGLMGAVVDIPLGDIFRQILVIVFLPMVLGLATRVALIRTVGADKYHKNLKQKFPAFSTLGVLGVVFVAMALKARDIVGNPGILLSFLLPLALLYAGNFLLSTLVGKLLFKRGDAIALVYGTVMRNLSIALAIAMTSFGREQGSEIALIIAMAYIIQVQAAAWYVRFSDRIFGAPVATLGSRTT; via the coding sequence GTGTGGAAGCTGCTGCAATTCATTCAAAAAAATTTGGTCTGGTCGGTTCCAGCCTGTATGGTGGCAGGCATTGTGGTGGGGGCGCTGATCAATCCGGCCCCGCTGAAGGCGCTGATTATTCCGCTCACGTTCTTGATGGTCTACCCGATGATGGTGAACCTGCAGCTGCAGGAGGTGCTGTCGGGGGGAGATACCAAAGTACAGCTGGTCACCCAGCTGATCAACTTTGCCGTGGTACCGTTCTTTGCCTTTGGCATGGGGCAAATCTTTTTCGCTGACCAGCCCCTGGTGGCCCTGGGCCTGCTGCTGGCCTCGCTGCTGCCCACCAGCGGCATGACCATTTCCTGGACCGGGTTTGCCCAGGGTAACGTGAGCGCTGCCGTCAAGATGACGGTGATTGGCCTGATTTTGGGCTCCGTGGCGACCCCCTTCTACGCCAAGGGGCTGATGGGGGCGGTGGTGGACATTCCCCTGGGCGACATCTTTCGCCAGATTCTGGTAATTGTGTTTTTGCCCATGGTGCTGGGGTTGGCGACCCGCGTGGCGCTGATTCGCACCGTAGGAGCCGACAAGTACCACAAAAACCTGAAGCAGAAGTTCCCCGCCTTCTCCACCCTGGGGGTGTTGGGGGTGGTGTTTGTGGCCATGGCTCTCAAGGCCAGGGATATCGTCGGCAACCCAGGCATTTTGCTGTCGTTTTTGCTGCCCCTGGCCTTGCTGTATGCGGGCAACTTTTTGCTCAGCACCCTGGTGGGCAAGCTGCTGTTTAAGCGGGGAGATGCGATCGCCCTGGTTTACGGTACTGTGATGCGCAACCTGTCGATCGCGCTGGCGATCGCCATGACCAGCTTTGGCCGCGAGCAGGGGTCCGAAATTGCTCTGATTATCGCCATGGCCTATATCATTCAGGTGCAGGCGGCGGCCTGGTATGTGCGGTTTAGCGATCGCATTTTTGGCGCTCCAGTCGCCACTCTGGGATCCAGAACCACCTAG
- a CDS encoding TlyA family RNA methyltransferase, with the protein MAKQRLDALLVERGLCESRQQAQRLIRAGEVQVNHAVVDKPGTPVAQDVELLVKTRSPYVSRGGEKLARALEEFPIAIAGRIALDGGISTGGFTDCLLQAGAAQVYGIDVGYGQVAWALRQDPRVVLRERTNLRHLTPEQLYGEGEPRPDLGVMDVSFISLTKVLPAFWALLGPPREVVLLVKPQFEVGRDRVGKKGVVRDPGDQAAAIASVLETAQGLGWAYRGLTWSPLLGPAGNIEYLLWLSQAAAGESHPTPSLEDLKTLAVNARLSLGN; encoded by the coding sequence ATGGCCAAACAGCGCCTGGATGCCCTGCTGGTGGAGCGGGGCCTGTGTGAGTCGCGGCAGCAGGCCCAGCGGCTGATTCGGGCTGGGGAGGTGCAGGTGAACCACGCCGTGGTGGATAAACCGGGCACCCCCGTGGCCCAGGACGTGGAACTGCTGGTAAAAACGCGATCGCCCTACGTGTCGCGCGGCGGCGAAAAGCTGGCCCGCGCCCTGGAAGAGTTTCCCATTGCGATCGCCGGTCGCATTGCCCTCGATGGGGGCATTTCCACCGGCGGCTTTACCGACTGCCTGCTGCAGGCCGGGGCGGCACAGGTCTACGGCATCGACGTGGGCTACGGCCAGGTGGCCTGGGCCCTGCGCCAGGATCCCCGCGTGGTGCTGCGGGAGCGCACCAACCTGCGCCATCTCACCCCAGAACAGCTCTACGGCGAGGGGGAACCGCGACCGGATCTGGGGGTGATGGATGTGTCGTTCATTTCGCTGACCAAGGTGCTGCCCGCCTTTTGGGCGCTGCTGGGGCCGCCGCGGGAGGTGGTGCTGCTGGTGAAGCCCCAGTTCGAGGTGGGGCGCGATCGCGTCGGCAAGAAGGGTGTCGTGCGCGACCCTGGGGATCAGGCGGCGGCAATCGCCTCTGTGCTTGAAACGGCCCAGGGCCTGGGTTGGGCCTACCGGGGCCTGACCTGGTCGCCCCTGCTGGGACCAGCGGGCAACATCGAGTACCTGCTGTGGCTGAGTCAGGCCGCAGCGGGGGAGAGCCACCCCACCCCCAGCCTGGAGGACTTGAAGACGCTGGCGGTAAACGCTCGCCTCAGTTTGGGGAACTAA
- a CDS encoding FecR family protein gives MQQVLREIALVLPGRALTIALALAGGMAIAGCEPRVDPPGETAPSSDAIPEGIASRIATIQDIVATPVLVSLGQGEPAPAQLDQAMAYGDRITTADQALAEVGLVTGAVFRIGGDATLTLQPNQLLLDSGQMITWVQGTPTGPVDIVTPAGIAGIRGTTVFVNIGDDPTAPVEIFSWEGEVTFRLTEGGEEVVLTSGEQLFVTPGEQNIETVRQQVQPLDRATAQQRLEQSPLINGFGQPIPTRPELEATVEALD, from the coding sequence ATGCAACAGGTTCTCAGAGAAATCGCGCTGGTTCTTCCCGGTCGGGCTCTGACCATCGCTCTGGCGCTGGCTGGAGGGATGGCGATCGCAGGTTGCGAACCGAGGGTTGACCCCCCAGGGGAAACTGCCCCATCGTCCGATGCGATTCCTGAAGGGATCGCTTCGCGAATCGCCACCATTCAGGATATTGTCGCCACCCCGGTTTTGGTCAGCCTGGGCCAGGGGGAGCCCGCACCCGCCCAACTAGACCAGGCCATGGCCTACGGCGATCGCATCACCACCGCCGATCAAGCCCTGGCCGAGGTGGGGCTAGTTACCGGGGCCGTGTTTCGCATCGGCGGCGATGCCACCCTGACCCTACAGCCCAACCAGCTACTGCTAGACTCCGGCCAAATGATCACCTGGGTGCAGGGCACCCCGACTGGCCCCGTAGATATCGTCACCCCAGCTGGGATTGCGGGCATTCGCGGCACCACGGTGTTTGTCAACATCGGAGACGACCCCACCGCCCCGGTGGAAATCTTTTCCTGGGAAGGGGAGGTTACCTTTCGGCTGACGGAGGGTGGAGAAGAGGTGGTTTTGACCAGTGGCGAGCAGCTGTTTGTCACCCCCGGCGAACAGAACATTGAGACGGTGCGTCAGCAGGTGCAGCCCCTCGATCGCGCCACCGCCCAGCAGCGCCTGGAGCAAAGTCCGCTGATCAATGGCTTTGGCCAACCGATCCCAACCCGCCCTGAGCTTGAAGCTACCGTTGAAGCGCTAGATTAA
- a CDS encoding RluA family pseudouridine synthase, with amino-acid sequence MLDSLLFPLDDWLADPTLPAAEGADYYYQSQCPRTGWHRLPRTALARAVAQRLMAQLGTPAEGKMYGVLLVQTPTGIGVLKAFSGLWQGQAQVPGWVPPIPGRSQVAQQEAHTLAQLAMIKDRLLTLQTLPQRGVYDDLLQQQAEARQRLNQCHRDRKQARAQQRQTLARTLTGNSLAEALAALEHQSRGDKAELRRFKQRWGDRLAPLAAKMQAADAEIAALRQQRRDLSRQLQADMHAAYRLANFAGESVVIQNLAAGGNLPTGTGDCCAPKLLHTAAQYGLRPLALAEFWWGPAQGDRQPGQFYGACAERCQPIMGFLLSGLSAQVLQTVNLPVGAQHAVPRPAGAIQVALGIPVLYQDPWLIAVDKPAGLLSVPGRTGDRADSVLSRLGLTLPPAAFLQPVHRLDQDTSGVLLLVRDAATHRQLSQQFAQRQVAKTYQAIVVGEVAETSGIIDLPLWGDPAQRPRQGVNWQQGKPSQTKFELLGREGARSRVAFYPLTGRTHQIRVHAAHPQGLNAPILGDRLYGGSEPGQRLHLHAHRLDVTHPHRGELMTLTAAVPF; translated from the coding sequence GTGCTGGACTCGTTGCTCTTCCCCCTGGACGACTGGCTGGCAGACCCAACCCTCCCCGCTGCCGAGGGGGCAGACTACTACTATCAAAGCCAGTGCCCTCGCACCGGGTGGCACCGCCTGCCCCGTACCGCCTTGGCCAGGGCAGTAGCCCAGCGGCTGATGGCACAGCTTGGCACCCCTGCCGAGGGCAAAATGTACGGCGTGCTGCTGGTGCAAACCCCAACTGGGATAGGGGTGCTCAAAGCGTTTTCGGGGCTGTGGCAGGGGCAGGCGCAGGTGCCGGGCTGGGTGCCGCCCATACCGGGGCGATCGCAGGTCGCGCAGCAGGAGGCCCACACCCTGGCTCAGCTGGCGATGATCAAAGACCGGCTGCTCACCCTGCAAACATTGCCGCAGCGAGGGGTCTACGATGACCTGCTCCAGCAGCAGGCCGAGGCCCGCCAGAGGTTAAACCAGTGTCACCGCGATCGCAAGCAAGCCCGCGCCCAGCAGCGCCAAACCCTCGCCCGCACCCTGACCGGAAACTCCCTCGCCGAGGCCCTAGCCGCCCTGGAGCACCAGAGCCGGGGAGACAAGGCCGAGCTGCGACGATTTAAGCAGCGGTGGGGCGATCGCCTCGCCCCTCTGGCCGCCAAAATGCAGGCCGCTGATGCAGAAATCGCCGCCCTCAGACAGCAGCGCCGCGACCTCTCCCGCCAGCTCCAGGCCGATATGCACGCCGCCTACCGCCTTGCCAACTTTGCCGGGGAATCGGTGGTGATCCAGAATTTGGCAGCTGGGGGCAACCTGCCCACGGGCACGGGCGACTGCTGCGCTCCCAAGCTGCTGCACACCGCCGCCCAGTATGGCCTGCGGCCCCTGGCCCTGGCGGAGTTCTGGTGGGGACCGGCCCAGGGGGACAGACAGCCGGGCCAGTTTTACGGGGCCTGCGCCGAACGCTGCCAGCCGATCATGGGATTTCTGCTGTCGGGCCTGTCGGCCCAGGTGTTGCAGACCGTAAATCTCCCCGTCGGGGCGCAGCATGCTGTGCCCCGACCCGCAGGAGCCATTCAAGTTGCCCTGGGGATTCCCGTGCTGTACCAGGATCCCTGGCTGATCGCGGTGGACAAACCGGCGGGGCTGCTGTCGGTGCCGGGGCGAACCGGCGATCGCGCCGACAGCGTGCTCTCCCGCCTGGGCCTGACGCTGCCCCCGGCGGCCTTTCTGCAACCCGTCCACCGCCTCGACCAGGACACCTCCGGGGTGCTGCTGCTGGTCCGCGATGCTGCTACCCACCGCCAGCTCAGCCAGCAGTTTGCCCAGCGCCAGGTGGCCAAAACCTACCAGGCGATCGTGGTGGGGGAGGTTGCAGAAACCTCGGGCATCATTGACCTACCCCTGTGGGGCGACCCCGCCCAGCGCCCCCGGCAAGGGGTAAACTGGCAGCAGGGCAAGCCCAGCCAAACCAAGTTTGAGCTGCTGGGGCGCGAGGGGGCGCGATCGCGAGTGGCTTTCTACCCGCTCACGGGCCGCACCCACCAAATCCGCGTCCATGCCGCTCACCCCCAGGGGCTAAATGCGCCGATCCTAGGCGATCGCCTCTACGGCGGAAGTGAACCGGGGCAGCGACTGCACCTCCATGCCCATCGCCTGGACGTCACCCATCCCCACCGGGGCGAGCTAATGACCCTGACCGCCGCCGTCCCGTTCTAG
- a CDS encoding ACT domain-containing protein has product MAGETNLNQLLATMQPMQRQGEYVFCTLPADQVGTLTSQTIGLFHEDEGLTLMLLRSQADAAGLPYDAVFAMITLTVHSSLEAVGFLAAIATQLASHGISVNPVSAFYHDHLFVPVAQAELALALLHELSQAHTPDTRSDTSP; this is encoded by the coding sequence ATGGCCGGAGAAACCAACCTCAACCAATTACTCGCCACTATGCAGCCCATGCAGCGCCAGGGAGAGTACGTGTTCTGCACCCTGCCAGCCGACCAGGTGGGCACCCTCACCAGTCAGACCATCGGCCTGTTTCATGAAGATGAAGGGCTGACGCTAATGTTGCTGCGCTCCCAGGCCGATGCCGCGGGCCTGCCCTACGATGCCGTTTTTGCCATGATTACCCTTACCGTGCACTCCAGCCTGGAGGCAGTGGGGTTTTTGGCCGCGATCGCCACCCAACTGGCCAGCCATGGCATCAGCGTCAACCCGGTGTCGGCCTTCTACCACGACCACCTGTTTGTGCCCGTCGCCCAGGCCGAGCTGGCCCTGGCACTGCTGCACGAGCTGTCGCAGGCCCACACCCCTGACACCCGTAGCGATACCAGTCCCTGA